DNA from Streptomyces sp. Edi4:
CTGGCCTCCCCCGCCCGGCGCACGGTGGACCACTGCCGTAGGAAACGCAGGCGCGACGCACGAAGCACCGTGGGGAATGCCCCCGCGAGGGGCCCTCGGACCTCGGAAAGCGGCCCTGGAACCAGAAACCTCGGCTCGCGGACCGCTTTCTCTTGTGAAGAACTTCACGAACTTTCTTCGGTGACCCGTCCGAGGGGCCGCCCCGGGGTCGCGATCAGGCTGCGGACCAAGCGATTCCGTCCAGAATGTCCGCCGAACAGCGGCCGCCGGCGGCACCGTCCGCCCGCTCGCACGCCCCGATACGCGGACCGTTACCCGCGAGCGAAAGACACCGCCCGACGACCCCTCCCTCGGTCGGAGGCACGATGCCCCTGCTCCGGCATCGCACCGGAGCAGGGGCATCCCGCCTCTGTCAGTTCAAAGACTCGGCGATCGCTTCGAAGACATCAGCATCGGTCTCCTGCTGCCACTCGGGCAGCTCCGACCAGTCCGCCACGTACCCGGGCTTCGGGTCCTCGAAGTGCTTGTACATCTGTGCCGTCCAGCACAGCGCCACGAAACGGCTCTTCTGCGCCCGTCCCAGCCGCGAGGCGTGGCCGCCGCTCAGGTCCAGGAACTGCCGTACCTGCTGGTACACCGCCTCTGCGGCCTGCCGCTCCCAATCAGGCGTGTCTTCCCAGGGCGTTACGTATCCAGCTTTCGGCTCACCTGGGAAGTGCTTGCGCACGCCAGCGATCCACGCTTCCCGGAACAGCTGAGCGCCGTCGGTCTGCGACACGGCATCCCCTCTCGTCACGTCGTGCTCAGTGCGGCGATGTCGACGCCCAACTCGGCAACGCGGTGATCCTTGGCAAGGGCGCCGATCTCAACCTGTAGCCCCCGGAGTCTACGGGCGACGTATCCGGACGAAGACTCTCGCGCGAGCCGAACAGCCTCGCCTCCATACGCGACCACCTGCTCAGGATCGTGGCGCCTGGCGCCGATCGCGGCGAGATCGGCCAGTACCGCGCCTCGTCGCCGAAGCGACTGGCCCTGCGCCAAAGCTCCTTCTCGCAACGCGCTCAGCAGGGCTGCCTCCGCGAGGTCCAGCCGTCCAAGCCGGACGTACCGCGCCCCACGTTCCTCGGCCAACCGCGAACCGTCGAACCGCAGCCACCCCGCGTTGTGACCGTGGTCATCGAGATCCAACACCTTCTCCGCCTCGGCGAGCGCGCGTTCACAGGCACGCAAATCCCCCAGCCCCGCGTAGGCCTCGGCCTCCACCGAGGCCACCCATTGACGCGTCGACAATGAACTGTCTCCACGCATGGCCAGTTGCCCTGCGGCATGCAGAAGACCGGTGGCCTCGCCATAGCCCCCGCCGGCCATCTCGACGTAGGCATGACGCACCAGTGCACAAGCCCAGAGGTCGAAGGCCGCCGACTCCTTGCTCGCCGAGGCCGCCAGCGAATAGGACGCCGCAGCGTCAGTGTGGCGGTTCGCGTTAAAGGCCAGCTCACCAGCAAGTTGAAACAGGTCGCCGGCCGCCACACACAGCTGATCTGTCGCTCCGGACCGGCTCGCCAGGCACGCAGTCAGCGATGACAGCTGTTCACGCACCATCGGGTGAACAGCCGCTTTGCTTCGTGCCAGTTGATAAACCCGCCACAGGTGCTCGTTCATACGCAGGAGGGCGGACGGATCACCCCGTGAGGCCCCTTGCACCAACGCCTCAGCTTCCTCGGTCGGCAGGGCTGCGAGAGCGCCAGTGACAACTATGGTGCGCAAGAAATCACGCCGGATCATGTCGTCGTCATCCCCCGAACGGTGGGCGTCACACGACGACGGTCTCACAGAGTCCGCAGGGGGCTCCGACGGCTTCGACAGCAGGGAGTCGAGCGTCGTGAGGTCGATTCCCAGCACCCTTGCCAACTTCCGGCGCAAGGACGGCTGAATCTCGACCGCTCCTCTCTCCCACCGGCCAACAGTCGTGCGGTCGACGCCGAGTTCCACAGCCAAGGACTCCTGACTGAAACCCAGGACCCTACGACGCCTCGCGAGGCTCACTTCGCCATCCTTCACGCGCCCACGAGCGCGACATCAGCGACGCACTCACGCACAGATCTGCATCAAGACTGCCTCATCCACGCCGTGGCCGCCCCCTGCTTCGGCGCGGTTCCCTTGAGTGCGTCGCCAAACCGCGCGACACCAGAGCCGACAGAGGTGCAGGGCATGACAAGGACGACCATCACACGGCCCCTGAGAGGTGGCTGGCCACGGCCGCCGGAAAGTAGCGCGGGGTGAGCCTTCCGGAACGACGAGAGGCCGGCCCGGACAACTGTGCGCCGCAACCGGGCGCGCCGCGGTCCCTGCTGTTGCCTGGCGAAGCCCGATCGGCGGCGTTGGCACGTGAATTCGTGCGGGCGCATGTCACCAACGGCCTCGCGGATGCCGGCGACGACCATGTAGCCGCAGCCGTTCTGATCACTTCCGAGTTGGTCACGAACGCGATCCGGTACGGCACCGAGCCCGGCGACATACTGCGGCTTGTCCTGGACGCCAACGACATCCGCACGCGCGTCGAGGTCCACGACCCGGTACGCCGCCGCCCTCGTGTCCGCCCCGAGTCCGAGGCGCGTGACCGTGGGCGCGGCTTGATCATTCTCGACGCCCTGTGTCCAGGCGCCTGGGGCGTCACCGACATCCCGTTCGGCAAGTCCGTGTGGGCGGAGGTGGAGGCGAGATGACCACAACGGCCACCGCCATCCCTCGCCGGGCCCGGGCTTGATCACCGGCGACGCGGGCGCACACGGTCGCGGAACGGCATGAGAGAGGGCCGCCCCGGAGGCACAGTCCCGGAACGGCCCCAGCCCTGCCCGCGTTACCGCAGTTCAGGCCGTGTTTTCTCTTTCTCGGTCTCTTCTGCCACTTTGTAGGCGATGCCATCCAGAATGTCGTGTTCGCTGACCACCACTTCGCGGGCCCCGGTGCGCTCCATGATGGCGAGCAGGACCAGTGCTCCGGCGGCGATCACGTCCACGCGGCCGGGGTGCAGGACGGGGATGCGGGTGCGTTCCTCGTGGGTGGAGGCGAGCAGGCGCGCGGTGACGGCGGCGACGTCCTCGTAAGGGATACGTGAATGATGGATGGCGGCCGAGTCGTACGCGGTGAGGCCGAGCGCGATCGCGGCGACGGTGGTCACCGAGCCCGCCAGGCCGACCAGGGTGCGCCCGCCGGTCAGCGGCACGCTCTGTTCGGCCAGGTCCAGGGCCGCCTCGATGTCGGCGCGGATCGCGGCGATCTGCTCGGGGGTGGCGGGATCGCCCGGGTGGTGACGTTCCGTCATGCGTACGCAGCCGATGTCCACCGAGCGGGCGGCCTCGACGGCGGTGGAGCCGACCACGAACTCGGTGGAGCCGCCGCCGATGTCGACGACCAAGTACTCCCCCGCGCCGTCCAGTTCCTTGGTGGCGCCGGTGAAGGAGAACGCGGCCTCCTGGTCGCCGGAGATCACCTCGGGCTCCACGCCCAGGATGTCGAGGACCCCGCGCACGAAGTCGTCGCGGTTCTCCGCGTCGCGCGAGGCGGAGGTCGCCACGAAACGGACGCGCTCGGCGCCCAGTTCCTTGATGACCTCGGCGTACTGGCGGCACGCCGCGAACGTCCGCGCAAGGGCCTCGGGGGCCAGGCGCCCGGTGCGGTCCACGCCCTGGCCGAGCCGCACGATCGTCATGCGCCGGTCCAGGTCGGTGATCTCTCCGGTGGCCGGGTCCGCGTCCGCGACGAGCAGGCGGATCGAGTTCGTACCGCAGTCGATGGCGGCGACCCGGGTCACTTCTCGTCCCCCTCGCCGCACGGCGTCACGCACGGGCCCTTGGACCACCACTGGGGCAGCAGCGCGATCGCCTCGTCGCCCAGCGGGTTCACACCGGGGCCGGCGGCCAGCGCGTGGCCCACCAGGACGTGCAGGCACTTGACCCGGTCCGGCATGCCGCCCGCGCTCGGGAAGCCCTCAAGGACCTCGATGGCGTCGCGGCGCGCGATGTAGTCCTCGTGCGCGGCCCGGTAGGCCGCCGCGAGCTCGGGATCGCTCGCCAGACGCTCCGTCATCTCCTTCATGACGCCGTTGGCCTCAAGGGTGCCGATCGCGGAGGCCGCGCGCGGACAGGTGAGGTAGTACGTCGTCGGGAACGGCGTGCCGTCCTCCAGGCGCGGGGCCGTCTCGACGACGTCCGGGTTGCCGCAGGGGCAGCGGTGCGCGATCGCGCGCAGACCGCGCGGCGGGCGGCCCAACTGCTCCTTGAAGGCGGCGATGTCCGCGTCGGTGGGCTCGGTGCGGTCGGTCTGGGGCGGGGGCGTTTCCATGCCTGGGTCTGTCTCTTCGCTAGCGGTGGTCAGTTGGCGGAACGGTCGGCCCTGTCGACGCCGTCCCAGAGGTTGGAGTGCCAGGCGCGGCCGGTGGCGCCCTTGTTCTCGCGGTGCTTGTCCGCCGCGCCCGGGTCGATCACGACGAAGGCACTCTCGCCCGGGAACTGCATGTGCAGATGCTCGCGGGCCAGGCGCTCGATGTACGCGTCGTCCTGGAGCCGTGCCTTCTCGTCGCGCAGCCGCTCGACCGACCGGCGCGCGTCGGCGGCCTTGCGCTGCTGGTCGGAGATGTCGGCGCGCTGCGAGACGTACTGGCGCATCGGATAGGCGAGCGCCACGATCAGCGAGCACAGCACGAGGGCGAGCAGCGCCGCGCGGCCGGTGAGGCGGGAGCGGCGGGCCTGGCGCTTGTTCTGCGAGCGGTAGACGCGGGCCGCGGTCTGCTCGCCGAGCACCTTGAGCCGGGCCGCGGTGGAGAACCGGTCGCGGTCCTTGACCTTGGCGTCGTTGCCCATCGCTCTCCCGCCTCCCCGCCGCACACATACGTCCCCGGACACGGTACGGGACCGTGGCCGGGGACGCGGGGACGACTGGCTGGGGCTCAGCCGCCTGGGCCGCTCGGCTCAGCGAGCGGCCGGTGCTCAGTCCTTGAAGCGGGGGAAGGCGCTGCGGCCGGCGTAGACGGCGGCGTCGTCCAGGATCTCCTCGATGCGCAGGAGCTGGTTGTACTTGGCGACGCGGTCCGAGCGGGCCGGGGCGCCGGTCTTGATCTGACCGCAGTTCACCGCGACGGCGAGGTCGGCGATGGTGACGTCCTCGGTCTCGCCGGAGCGGTGGGACATCATGCACTTGAAGCCGTTGCGCTGGGCCATCTCGACGGCGTCCAGGGTCTCGGTCAGCGAACCGATCTGGTTGACCTTGACGAGCAGGGCGTTGGCGGAGCCCTCCTCGATGCCGCGGGCCAGGCGCTCGGGGTTGGTCACGAACAGGTCGTCACCGACGATCTGGACCTTGGAGCCGAGGCGCGAGGTGATGGTGTTCCAGCCGGCCCAGTCGTCCTCGAACAGCGGGTCCTCGATGGAGACCAGCGGGTACGCGGAGACGAGCTCCTCGTAGTACTCGGTCATCTCGGCGGCCGAGCGGGACTTGCCCTCGAACTCGTACTTGCCGTCCTTGTAGAACTCCGACGCGGCGACGTCGAGCGCGAGCGCGATGTCCTTGCCCGGGGCGTAGCCGGCTTCCTTGATGGCCTCAAGGATGAGGTCGAGGGCGGCGCGGTTGGACTCCAGGTTCGGCGCGAAGCCGCCCTCGTCGCCGAGGCCGGTCGACAGGCCCTTGCGCTTCAGGACGCCCTTGAGCGTGTGGTAGACCTCGGCACCCCAGCGAAGGGCCTCGGAGAAGGACTCCGCGCCGATCGGGGCGATCATGAACTCCTGGATGTCGACGTTGGAGTCGGCGTGCGACCCACCGTTGAGGATGTTCATCATCGGAACGGGCAGCAGGTGCGCGTTCGGGCCGCCGAGGTAGCGGAAGAGCGGCAGGTCGCTGGCCTCGGAGGCGGCGTGCGCGACGGCGAGCGAGACGCCGAGGATGGCGTTGGCGCCGAGCGAGCCCTTGTTGTCCGTGGCGTCCAGGTCGAACATGGCCTGGTCGATCAGGCGCTGCTCGGTGGCGTCGTAGCCGACGAGCTCCGGGCCGATCTGCTCGATGACGGCGAGGACGGCCTTCTCGACACCCTTGCCGCCGTAGCGGTTGGGGTCGCCGTCGCGAAGCTCGATGGCCTCGAAGGCACCGGTGGAGGCGCCGGACGGGACGGCAGCACGGCCGGTGCTGCCGTCGTCGAGGCCGACCTCGACCTCGACCGTGGGGTTGCCTCGGGAGTCCAGGATTTCCCGGGCTACGACGACGTCGATGGACGGCACGAGCATCTCCTTCTGGGATGTGACGCTAGATGTGACGCAGGCGGTGCAAGGGACCCGCGGGGTCGCTTCGCCTTGCGACAAGAGCCTAACCGGCTCCGGGGGTCCAGCCGGCCGAGTGCCCGCGTCCTGGGACGAAAAAGGGCCCAATGACCCTGATTCCCGGACAAAGGCCCACAACACTACTGCCCGGTAACGGCGAAAACCCCGGCCCGGCGCGTACGGGGGAACGCGCGCCGGGCCGGGGCTGCCTTGGGGGCGGGCCGACCTTGGGGAGGGGGCCTGCCTTGGGGGCCGGCCGGCTCAGCCGAGGTGCAGCTTCTGGCCCGGGAAGATCAGGTTCGCGTCCTTGACGATGTCCTTGTTCAGGTCGAACAGCTTCTGCCAGCCACCCTGGGTGTGGTTGACGGTCGCGATGTTGCCGAGCGTGTCGCCGGACTTGACGGTGTACTCGCCGTCGCCCTGCTTGACCGGCTCGGTGCGCTGCTCGCTGCGGCTGGCCTTCGGCGCCGCCTCGGTGCGCTGCTCGGTCTGCTGCGACTTCTGCTGCGTCTTCTGCTGGGGCTGGACGCGCTGCTTCGGCTTCGAGGGCTTGGCCGACTTCGAAGAGGAAGAGGACGAACCGGAGGTGTCCACATCGGCCTTGGCGCCACCGGAGCTCAGGTTGCCGGCGCCCGCGCAGGACCAGGCGCCCGGGCCCTGGATGGAGAGCAGCTTCTCGGCGGCGGCTATCTGCTGGCCCTTGGTGGCCAGGTCGGCGCGCGAGGCGTACTTGGTGCCGCCGGCGGCGGCCCAGGAGGACTGCGAGAACTGGAGGCCACCGTAGTAGCCGTTGCCGGTGTTGATGGACCAGTTGCCGCCGGACTCGCACTGGGCGACGGCGTCCCAGGTCTGCACGGAGGCGGCGGAGGCGTTGCCGGCCGCCATCAGCGGAGCGGCGACCGCGGCACCGGCGACACCGGCGAGCGTGGCGACACGGACGGCCTTGGACGGGCGGCGGTGCTTGCCCTTGCCGGAAAGCAGCATGAGTTCTCCTCACCGACGCCTGCGAGGTGAGCTGTCGGGTTCGGGCGTGAGCTGCCCGGCCGGACGTCGTGCGTCCGTCTTCACCCCAAGCCGGTCGGCAGTCCGTGTGAACTGCCGGGACCGGCGCCTACCTTGGGTCCCCCGCTCCTGCCTACGGCGCATAAGCGTCGACTGTTCCCATCGGCCGACGGCAGGATTCGGCGTTCTCGGTCGAAGGGGCTCGCGGTGACGAGCGAGTCCGACGAAAACACACGCCCCGCCAATGTTCAAAGAGGCACATCGGGGAGAAAACCCCCTTACTTGCGGCCACAGAAGGGATGTTTCCGCAGGTGAGGGGCGGGGCGGACGGACCGGGCAGACGGGACACGCCAGTTGAGGCGAAGAGACCCATGTCTCACTTGCACACAACGGACATACAGCCCGAACTAGCCCTGCTGCGGAGCCGAGTTCGGGGTGGCGGACGGGGCCGCCGACGCGGTGGCCGACGAGGTCGCGCTCGGGGTCGCGGGGGCCGCGGGAGCGGCGGTCACACCCTTCAGGTCCAGGCTCTGGCCAGGCAGGATGAGGTTGGGGTCGGTGCCGATCAGCCGCTCGTTGGCGTGGTAGAGCGCGGGCCAGCCGCCCTCGACCTTGTGCGCGTCGGCGATGACCGAGAGGTTGTCGCCGGGGCGGACGGTGTAGGCGCCGCTCGCGTCAGGGGTGTTGCCGCCCTCCCGTGAGGCGCCGTCACCCCGCGAGGCGCGCTGCCCCGCGTCGCGGTCCTCGCCGGCCGGGGCGCCCGTGCCGCCGCCGGCGGCGGGGTCGGGCCGGCCGGCCTCGGCGCCGGGCGCGGTGGACCCGGGCTTGGCGCCGGCGCCGCCCTCCGGCGCGGGGGTGCCCCGGTGCTTGCCGGAGCTGGACGGGGTGGAGGCGGAGGGCGCCGGTGAGTTGGCCGGGCCGTCCTGCCGGGTGGCGTCCGGGGCCGGGGTGGCCGCCGTGCCGCCCGGAGTGGCGGCGTCCTCGGGCGTCTTGGTGGCGGGGGTGGCCGGGGTCGCCGGGGTGACCGGAACCGACGGCGCGGGCGACGCGGTGGAGCCCGAGGTGTCGGGCACGCCCGGATCGACGTCCGCCGAGCCGCCGCCCTTGGTGAGGCCGGCGCCGGCGCCGCAGTTCGCGAACGCCGAGGGCCCCTTGGCCGCGAGCACCTTCTCAGCGACGGCTATCTGCTGGGCGCGGCTGGCGAGGTCGGCGCGCTGGGCGTACTCGTTGCCGCCGTACGCCTCCCAGGTGGCCTGCGAGAACTGGAGCCCGCCGTACAGACCGTTGCCGAAGTCGGCGCTCCACTGCCCGCCGGACTCGCAGGAGGCGACCTGGTTCCAGGTGCCGGCGTCCGCGGCGTGCGCGCCGGTCGCGGCGAGCAGGGGAAGCGCGATGGCCGATCCGGTCACTCCCGCCGCTACGACGAGGGCGGGTGCCTGGCGGGGTCGACGATGCCGTCCATTCCCGGAGCGCATGGATAAGGCCTTCCGTGTGACTGCTGAGCCGAATGAACGGTGAACGTAGCCGTACTCGAACGTCTGTCACAAGTCGATGGACTCACGATCACATAAAAGTCACAGTCCTGACGGCGTGTCAGTCGCGCTCCGTGCGAGGTGTCCGGTACGCCGCCTCAGCGCGGCGGGGTGAACGCGACCGGCAGCGTGCGCAGTCCGCGCATGATGAGGCCGCCGCGCCAGCGCAACTCCTCCGGTTCCGCTGCCAGGCGCAGGTCCGGCAGGCGCCGCAGCAGGGTCGCCAGGGCGGTCTGTCCCTCCAGCCTGGCCAGCGGCGCGCCGAGGCAGTAGTGGATGCCGTGGCCGTATCCGAGGTGCTGGTTGTCGCGCCGGCCGAGGTCGAGCGTGTCGGGATCGTCGAAGCGCTCCGGGTCGCGGTCGGCGGCGGCGAGGACGACCAGGACCGGGTCGCCGGGTGCGATGTCCTGGCCGCCGAGGGTCAGCGCCTCGGTGGCGAACCGCCAGGTCGCGAGCTCGACCGGCCCGTCGTAGCGCAGCAGTTCCTCTACGCCGGTCTCCAGCAGGGCGCTCTCGCCGGCCGCGAGCGAGGCCTGGAGGCGGTGGCGCTGCCCGGGGTTGCCCAGCAGGGCGTACATCCCGTTCCCGATCAGGTTGACGGTGGTCTCGAACCCGGCGAAGAGAAGGATGAAGGCCATCGCGGCGGCCTCGTTCTCCGTCAGGTGCTCGCCGTGGTCGCTGGCCTCGATGAGCCGCGAGATGAGGTCGTCGCCGGGGTTCTCGCGCTTCTTGTGGATGAGCTCGGCGAGGTAGTTACGCATCTTCTTCACCGAACGTGCGACGCCGCCGCGCGGGCCACCGCCGTGCCGGATCATCATCCCCGCCCAGTCGCGGAAGTCGTCCTGGTCCTCGCGGGGTACGCCGAGGAGGTCGCAGATGGCGTAAATGGGGAGCGGGAAGGCGAACTCGTGGATGAGGTCGGCCTCGCCGTTCGCCGCGAACGCGTCGATGAGTTGGTCGGTCAACTCCTGTACGCGGGGCGCGAATTGGGCGACCGTACGAGGTGTGAACGCCTTCGACACGAGGCGGCGCAGCCGGGTGTGGTCGGGCGGGTCGATGTTGAGCAGATGCGTCATCAGCTCGGCCTTGCGCTCGCCCGGGATGCCGGTTTTGCCCTTGGCGTGGGCGGGCTCGGCGTGGTGCGCCGGGTTCTTGGAGAGCCGCTGGTCGGCGAGGGCCTGCTTGGCGTCCCCGTACCGCGTCACGAGCCAGGCCTCCACGCCGCTGGGGAGCCGGGTGCGGTGCACGGGGGTGTGCGTGCGGAGCCAGGCGTAGGCGGGGTAGGGGTTGGTGGCGAACTCCCAGGTGAAGAGTTCCGGACCGGCGGTGAGTGGGGCGTCGTCCTGCACCCCCCGAACGTATCCCGCGCCGCCCCTGCCGGGGGCCGGGGGGCTGACTCCGCCCGTGCGGGCCGGCACCGACCCTGCCGGGGGCCGGGGGGGGCTGACTCTGCCCGTGCGGGCCGGCACGGGATGCCTCAGGGGCTCCGCCCCAGACCCCGTTCGCGCCTGAAGGGCCGCTCGTCCTCAAACGCCGGACAGGCTGAGATTGTCGGTACGGGCCAGAGCCGAGTGACCAGGGGCGCGGGGAACTGCGCGGCCAGCCACGAACGGTCCGCGGCCAAGGCACCAGAGGCTCCGCCCCAGACCCCGTTCGCGCCTGAAGGGCCGCTCGTCCTCAAACGCCGGACGGGCTGAAGCTGCCTCTGGAGGCCAGCACAAGCACTGCCCGGGGTTGCCCCGCCCGGGCCCGCACCAGCCCCGCCAGGGGCGCGGGGAACTGCGCGGCCGGCACCCACGGGCCCGCACCCCCAAGCGGACCTGCGCATCCGCCGCTCGGCGGGGCTACTCCGCCGCCCGGATCGCCTCGCGGTACGTCCGCGCCGCCGCGCGCAACGCGGCCTCCGGATCGACCCCCGCCGCCTCCGCCTCCACCGCGAGGCCGAGCAGCCGGTAGCCCACCCCCTCCCCGGAGGGAAGCGGGACATCCAGGCCACCCGCCCGCGCCCGCCCGGACAGCTTGGCCGCGAGGGCGAGGGCCGGCTGGCCCAGCGGCACCCCGTCCGTCACCGACGCCCGCCGCTTCTCGACCGCCTTCATCCGCAGCCAGTGCTCCTTGACCTCCTCCGGCGTCTCGGCCGACTCGGAGCCGAACACATGCGGATGCCGGTGGATGAGCTTCTCCACGATCCCGGCCGCGACGTCGTCGATGGAGAACGGCTCCTCCTCGTCCTCCTCGGCGATCCGCGCGTGGAAGACGACCTGGAGCAGCACATCGCCCAGCTCTTCGCGCAGCTCGTCCCTGTCGCCCTCCTCCACCGCCTCGACCAGTTCGTACGCCTCCTCGAGGGCGTACTTGGCGAGTCCCTTGTGGGTCTGCCGCGAGGACCAGGGGCAGGCGCGCCTGATGCGGTCCATGACCTGGACCAGGTCGAGCAGGCGCGCGCCCGGCAGATCGTAGGAGCCGGGCAGCAGCTCCAGGTCGGGCATGCTCACCCGGCCCGACCCGGCCAGGCGGGCGAGGCCGTCGGTGAGCCGCTGGTCGCCCTCGCCGGAGGGGAGCACGACCACCGTGCGGCCCCCCGCGCACGCCGCGACCAGTTCCGCCGCGTCCGGCACGGAGAGCTCGGCCTCGATGCCCGCCTCGCGCAGATACGGCAGCTGCGGATGCCCGGGGTCGGGGCACAGGACGAGGTCGGCGGCGCGCAGGGTCTCCCACGCGGGCCACGACAGGAGCCCGGGGGCGACCCGGTGGCTCGCCGTGAGCAGAACGATTCGGCCGGGTTCTTCGACAGCAGTCACCCGTCGAACCTACCCGCAGGCTCAGCCGGTCGAGGCGGCGTCCCCCGGGTTGTCCTGCTGGTCGGGGGCGGGGCCCTGCTGATCCTGGGGCACACCCTGGGGCGCGCCCTGGGGCCCCGCCGCCGGCTTGGCCCGGGCGATCCACGGCGCCTGGTAGTCGGCGAGCTGGATCTGGCTCGCGTTCCAGCTGCCGTAGCGGGGGTTCACGTCCACCTGGAGGTCCTTGGACGCCTTGACCAGGACGGGCAGCAGATCCTGCTGGGTGCGCGCGCCGATCTTGGCGGCCAGCTTCTGCTCGGTCACCTGCCGCTGGACGTAGGTGTCGATCTGGTCCGGCGCGAGCCCCCCATTGGTGAGGGCCTGTTCGCGCAGCTGGTCCTCGCCGCCGGCCTGCCGGACCATCGCGGCCCGCGCGTCCTGCGTCTCCTTGCGACTGACGCTCACCCCGGCCTGCCCGGCGGCGCGCGCGAGCACCCGGTCGAAGATCATGTTGCTGAGCTTCACCTTGCCGAGCTGACCCGAGTCCTTGATCAGCTGCGCGGACTGCGGGGCCTGCTGCTGCGCCGCCCGTACGTCCTTGACCTCGGCCTGCAACGCGGAGACCTCGATCCGTTCGCCCCCGACGACGGCCGCGGCCCCCGGGTGGGCCGTGCTGCCGCACGCGGTCAGAAGGGGACCCGCGGCGAGCAGGACGACAGAGACGGAGAGCGCGGTACGACGACGGCGGTGCAAAGGGGCCTCCCGGCGGAGCAGATACGTGCGGCGTGGCGACGGACCTTGCTAAGACCTTGCGGTGATCGATGTTAGGCAGTCGGCGGGGCCGGGGCCACTGATTCGCCCAACGATTCGCGACCCCCATCGGTCGCGGGGGTGAAGCCGGATGAAGCCGCGCCGTCCATCACGTGAACTGACGTCCGCACCGGCCGTGTTGGTGGCGGTGGTCCGGCATATTCGAGGCAGCGCACAGCAAAGGACCCCGATGCCGACCCTCGAAGCCGCCCCCGCCCCACCGCAGGCCCAGGACAGGGCGCCGGCCGCCCGCCGCCGCCCCCGCGCCGGGGCCGCCGCCCTGTCCGCACTGATCACCCTGATCTCGGTGTGCGGCGCGGACGCCGTCGCCGGGGTGATCCCGCTGGGCTCCCTCCAGCGCCACACCCGCAGCATCAACGACCTGGGCAACCAGTTCGTCCCCTTCCACGCCCACCTGTGGGACCTGCTGCACGGCCGCGCCGAGGGCGGGCTCCTGCTCAACTGGCAGTCAGGGTACGGCACTTCGTTCCTGCCCGACCTCGGTACGTACCTCAGCAGCCCCTTCGCGCTCCTGGTCGCCCTCTTCCCGCGCGACCGGATCGACCTGGCCGTATACGTGATCACCGTGCTGAAGACGGCGGCCGCGGCCGTCGCGATGACGGTGCTGCTGCTCGCGCTGCGCCCGGGGGTGCGCCACCGCTGGGCGGCCGGGGTGCTCGGCGCCTCGTACGCGCTGTGCGGCTGGTCGGTCCTCGAGGCCACGTACAACCCGATGTGGCTCGACGGCCTGATCGCCTTCCCGCTGCTGTGCCTGGTGGGGCACTGGGCCAGGACCCGGCGGCGCCCGGTGCTCGGCCCGCTGGTCGTGGCGCTCGCCTGGACCGCCAACTTCTACACCGCGTACATGGCCACCATCGGGGCCGGCCTCGTGCTGCTCCTCCTGCTGTACGTGGACCGCGACGCCGACGCGCGCGGGCGGATACGGGCGACCCTCGTGGCGGCGCGGTCGGTCGTGCTCGGCATCGGGCTCTCGGCGCCCGTCCTGTTCACCGTCTACCTCGGCACCAAGCACGCCCACCCGGGCTGGGTGCGGGAGTTCGCGCCGGTGTCCTGGCCCGACTACCTGGCCCGCACCCTGCCCGCCACCTACTCCTTCTCCTCCCCCGCGCTCTTCCTCGGCACCGGCGCCCTGCTTCTGGCCTGCGCGCTCGTCTTCCACCGCGCGGTGCCGCGCCGCGAGCGGTACGCCTGGTCGGGGCTGGCCGCGGCCGTCGCGCTCTCCTTCCAGTGGAAACCCACCCATCTGG
Protein-coding regions in this window:
- a CDS encoding transglycosylase family protein, producing MLLSGKGKHRRPSKAVRVATLAGVAGAAVAAPLMAAGNASAASVQTWDAVAQCESGGNWSINTGNGYYGGLQFSQSSWAAAGGTKYASRADLATKGQQIAAAEKLLSIQGPGAWSCAGAGNLSSGGAKADVDTSGSSSSSSKSAKPSKPKQRVQPQQKTQQKSQQTEQRTEAAPKASRSEQRTEPVKQGDGEYTVKSGDTLGNIATVNHTQGGWQKLFDLNKDIVKDANLIFPGQKLHLG
- a CDS encoding DUF501 domain-containing protein; the encoded protein is METPPPQTDRTEPTDADIAAFKEQLGRPPRGLRAIAHRCPCGNPDVVETAPRLEDGTPFPTTYYLTCPRAASAIGTLEANGVMKEMTERLASDPELAAAYRAAHEDYIARRDAIEVLEGFPSAGGMPDRVKCLHVLVGHALAAGPGVNPLGDEAIALLPQWWSKGPCVTPCGEGDEK
- the eno gene encoding phosphopyruvate hydratase produces the protein MLVPSIDVVVAREILDSRGNPTVEVEVGLDDGSTGRAAVPSGASTGAFEAIELRDGDPNRYGGKGVEKAVLAVIEQIGPELVGYDATEQRLIDQAMFDLDATDNKGSLGANAILGVSLAVAHAASEASDLPLFRYLGGPNAHLLPVPMMNILNGGSHADSNVDIQEFMIAPIGAESFSEALRWGAEVYHTLKGVLKRKGLSTGLGDEGGFAPNLESNRAALDLILEAIKEAGYAPGKDIALALDVAASEFYKDGKYEFEGKSRSAAEMTEYYEELVSAYPLVSIEDPLFEDDWAGWNTITSRLGSKVQIVGDDLFVTNPERLARGIEEGSANALLVKVNQIGSLTETLDAVEMAQRNGFKCMMSHRSGETEDVTIADLAVAVNCGQIKTGAPARSDRVAKYNQLLRIEEILDDAAVYAGRSAFPRFKD
- a CDS encoding ATP-binding protein, whose protein sequence is MLLPGEARSAALAREFVRAHVTNGLADAGDDHVAAAVLITSELVTNAIRYGTEPGDILRLVLDANDIRTRVEVHDPVRRRPRVRPESEARDRGRGLIILDALCPGAWGVTDIPFGKSVWAEVEAR
- a CDS encoding transcriptional regulator; this encodes MNEHLWRVYQLARSKAAVHPMVREQLSSLTACLASRSGATDQLCVAAGDLFQLAGELAFNANRHTDAAASYSLAASASKESAAFDLWACALVRHAYVEMAGGGYGEATGLLHAAGQLAMRGDSSLSTRQWVASVEAEAYAGLGDLRACERALAEAEKVLDLDDHGHNAGWLRFDGSRLAEERGARYVRLGRLDLAEAALLSALREGALAQGQSLRRRGAVLADLAAIGARRHDPEQVVAYGGEAVRLARESSSGYVARRLRGLQVEIGALAKDHRVAELGVDIAALSTT
- a CDS encoding Ppx/GppA phosphatase family protein, giving the protein MTRVAAIDCGTNSIRLLVADADPATGEITDLDRRMTIVRLGQGVDRTGRLAPEALARTFAACRQYAEVIKELGAERVRFVATSASRDAENRDDFVRGVLDILGVEPEVISGDQEAAFSFTGATKELDGAGEYLVVDIGGGSTEFVVGSTAVEAARSVDIGCVRMTERHHPGDPATPEQIAAIRADIEAALDLAEQSVPLTGGRTLVGLAGSVTTVAAIALGLTAYDSAAIHHSRIPYEDVAAVTARLLASTHEERTRIPVLHPGRVDVIAAGALVLLAIMERTGAREVVVSEHDILDGIAYKVAEETEKEKTRPELR
- a CDS encoding septum formation initiator family protein translates to MGNDAKVKDRDRFSTAARLKVLGEQTAARVYRSQNKRQARRSRLTGRAALLALVLCSLIVALAYPMRQYVSQRADISDQQRKAADARRSVERLRDEKARLQDDAYIERLAREHLHMQFPGESAFVVIDPGAADKHRENKGATGRAWHSNLWDGVDRADRSAN